Proteins encoded in a region of the Cytobacillus luteolus genome:
- a CDS encoding ABC transporter permease has translation MSQPQLQPTTGTPVKVQNTNTTAWKAFYKKLAKNKAALAGAFIVMVFVFLAIFAPLLAPHDHIMPVMSKKLETPSAEHWLGTDDKGRDILSRLLYGSRISLTVGVLSTLLGAFVGIIMGIVAGYYGRWIDSLIMRICDVLLAFPGILLALAIVAILGASTTNVIIAVAFFAVPTFARIVRGSTLSVKKLEYIDAIKAMGASDFRIIFKHILPNIVSPIIVQATLYIASAIITASALSFLGMGTKPPTPEWGTMLSDGRSYIAQAPHLTLFPGLTILLVVIGFNLFGDGLRDALDPKTKK, from the coding sequence ATGAGTCAACCGCAACTTCAACCTACAACAGGAACTCCTGTTAAAGTACAAAACACGAACACTACAGCTTGGAAGGCATTCTATAAGAAGCTTGCCAAAAATAAAGCTGCTCTTGCAGGAGCCTTCATCGTAATGGTTTTTGTATTTCTTGCGATATTTGCTCCTTTATTAGCCCCACATGACCATATCATGCCTGTAATGAGCAAAAAGCTTGAAACACCATCAGCAGAACATTGGTTAGGAACAGATGATAAAGGGAGAGATATTTTAAGTCGTCTGCTTTATGGATCTAGAATATCGTTAACAGTTGGAGTTCTATCAACTCTATTAGGTGCCTTTGTTGGTATCATCATGGGAATTGTAGCAGGCTACTATGGTAGATGGATAGATTCCTTGATTATGAGAATCTGTGATGTGTTATTAGCTTTCCCTGGTATTCTATTAGCACTTGCAATTGTAGCGATCCTAGGTGCAAGTACAACAAATGTTATCATCGCTGTTGCTTTCTTCGCGGTACCAACATTTGCACGTATTGTTCGAGGTTCCACTCTAAGTGTTAAAAAACTAGAATATATTGATGCAATTAAAGCAATGGGAGCTAGTGATTTCCGAATCATATTCAAACATATACTTCCAAACATTGTTTCACCAATTATCGTACAAGCCACTCTTTATATCGCGTCAGCAATTATTACAGCAAGTGCCCTTTCCTTCCTAGGAATGGGAACAAAACCACCTACTCCTGAATGGGGTACGATGCTAAGTGATGGACGCTCATATATTGCCCAAGCGCCACACTTAACTCTATTCCCTGGGTTAACGATTTTACTTGTTGTTATCGGATTTAACTTATTCGGTGATGGTTTACGAGACGCGCTTGACCCTAAAACAAAGAAATAA
- a CDS encoding ABC transporter permease — MLIYMIRRLLQTIPVMIGVTLAVFLMMHLIPGDPAQIMAGENANPEQVEQMRINLGLDDPLHVQYFRYVSNAIQGDLGESIRTKRDVTEEIFTNRFWITVQLAVIGTALSVLLGLVAGIISATRKYTFADVSIMIVALFGLSMPNFWLGIMLIYLFSVNLGVLPVAGWGSWEQMILPAITLGTGGAAIIARMTRSSMLEVINQDYIRTAYAKGVSDKLVIYKHALRNALIPVVTVVGLQFGGLLGGAIITETVFAINGLGRLIIDSIRAHDFPMVQGTILVCAVLFVFVNFLVDITYRLVNKRIDLN, encoded by the coding sequence ATGTTGATTTATATGATTCGAAGACTACTTCAAACAATTCCCGTTATGATCGGGGTAACATTAGCTGTATTTTTGATGATGCACTTAATTCCAGGCGACCCTGCACAAATTATGGCAGGTGAAAATGCAAATCCTGAACAGGTTGAACAAATGCGTATCAACTTAGGCCTTGATGATCCACTTCATGTTCAATATTTCCGTTATGTTTCAAACGCTATCCAGGGTGACCTTGGAGAATCGATTAGAACGAAGCGTGATGTGACAGAAGAAATCTTTACAAATCGTTTTTGGATTACAGTCCAGTTAGCAGTTATCGGTACAGCATTATCCGTACTACTAGGTTTAGTAGCAGGTATTATCTCAGCTACTAGAAAGTACACCTTCGCTGATGTATCTATCATGATTGTTGCTTTATTTGGTTTATCAATGCCAAACTTCTGGTTAGGGATTATGTTGATTTACTTATTCTCTGTTAATCTAGGAGTTTTACCTGTAGCAGGCTGGGGATCTTGGGAGCAAATGATTCTTCCTGCCATCACACTAGGAACTGGTGGAGCAGCAATCATTGCTCGTATGACACGTTCTAGTATGCTAGAAGTTATTAATCAGGATTACATTCGAACTGCTTATGCAAAAGGGGTAAGCGATAAATTAGTAATTTATAAGCACGCTCTACGTAATGCATTAATTCCTGTTGTAACAGTTGTTGGTTTACAATTCGGAGGATTATTAGGTGGAGCAATCATTACTGAAACAGTATTCGCAATTAATGGTTTAGGTCGTCTAATCATTGACTCAATCCGAGCGCATGATTTCCCAATGGTACAAGGAACGATTCTTGTATGTGCGGTTCTGTTTGTATTTGTAAACTTCCTTGTTGATATTACGTATCGCTTAGTAAATAAACGTATTGATTTGAACTAG
- a CDS encoding ABC transporter ATP-binding protein: MTESKKDLILEVKGLRTSFFTDEGEVKAVDGVDFSIEKGKTIGIVGESGSGKSITSLSILRLLEEGIGKIVGGEVIFKGQNLLNKSKKEMRNIRGNNISMIFQEPMTSLNPTLTCGEQIAESIRIHQKLGRKEAWVKAVDALRLVGIPSPESRAKQYPFELSGGMRQRVMIAIALACNPELLIADEPTTALDVTIQAQILDLIKNLQQELGTSLMIITHDLGVVAEMCDKVAVMYCGKVVEYADVKTIFNDPKHPYTIGLLNSVPKHDQDYEGDLAVIEGSVPSPFNLPQGCRFAPRCPYAREICHSQLPELVTAEDGDQVRCWIHTDQWDKVEEVAGKR; encoded by the coding sequence ATGACTGAATCAAAAAAGGATCTAATTCTTGAGGTAAAAGGACTGCGCACCTCTTTTTTCACAGATGAAGGTGAAGTTAAGGCTGTAGATGGTGTTGATTTTTCAATCGAAAAAGGGAAAACAATTGGAATCGTTGGGGAGTCTGGATCTGGTAAAAGTATTACCTCTCTTTCCATCCTTCGTCTTCTAGAAGAAGGTATCGGTAAGATTGTTGGTGGAGAAGTCATCTTTAAAGGTCAAAATCTATTAAATAAATCTAAAAAAGAAATGCGAAATATCCGTGGTAACAATATTTCAATGATTTTCCAAGAGCCAATGACTTCTTTAAATCCTACTTTAACCTGTGGTGAGCAAATTGCTGAATCGATTCGTATCCACCAAAAGCTTGGCAGAAAGGAAGCATGGGTAAAAGCGGTAGATGCACTTCGTTTAGTAGGAATTCCATCCCCTGAAAGTCGTGCTAAGCAATACCCATTTGAGCTATCTGGTGGTATGCGTCAGCGTGTTATGATTGCCATTGCATTAGCTTGTAATCCTGAATTACTTATTGCAGATGAACCTACTACTGCACTTGATGTGACAATTCAGGCTCAAATACTAGATTTAATTAAAAACCTACAACAGGAGCTTGGTACTTCATTAATGATTATTACCCATGACCTTGGGGTTGTAGCGGAAATGTGTGATAAGGTTGCTGTAATGTATTGCGGAAAAGTTGTTGAGTATGCAGATGTTAAAACGATTTTCAATGATCCTAAGCATCCTTATACTATTGGACTACTAAACTCTGTACCAAAACATGACCAAGACTACGAAGGAGATCTTGCAGTTATTGAAGGCTCAGTACCGAGTCCATTTAACCTACCACAGGGCTGCAGATTTGCTCCACGTTGTCCATATGCTAGAGAAATCTGTCACTCCCAATTACCAGAATTAGTTACAGCTGAAGACGGAGATCAAGTTCGTTGCTGGATTCATACAGATCAATGGGATAAGGTAGAGGAGGTCGCAGGTAAACGATGA
- a CDS encoding ABC transporter ATP-binding protein codes for MSKKALLEVKNLKQYFPIKGGVFGRTVNHVKAVDDVSFTVYEGETVSIVGESGCGKSTTGRAILRLDNPYAGEVNFEGENLVNLSKSKMRKKRKDLQIIFQDPYASLNPRQTVSQILEEALAIQNVVPAGERRQKIVDLLETVGIGAHQIDRHPHEFSGGQRQRVGIARALSVNPKLVICDEAVSALDVSIQAQVLNLLKDLQRKFSLTYLFISHDLGVVRHISDRIIVMYLGKIVEIGDKKSLFENPQHPYTRALLSAIPSTNLDEKKERIILKGDVPSPINPPAGCRFHTRCPFAMDRCATEEPALHNVPGKEHQAACHLIEEGPVDFSTLTSNY; via the coding sequence ATGAGTAAAAAAGCGTTGTTAGAAGTTAAAAATCTTAAACAATACTTCCCTATTAAAGGTGGAGTGTTCGGACGTACAGTAAACCATGTAAAAGCAGTTGATGATGTTAGTTTCACAGTGTATGAAGGCGAGACTGTTAGCATCGTAGGTGAGTCTGGTTGTGGTAAATCAACAACAGGTCGTGCGATTCTCCGTCTTGATAACCCATATGCTGGAGAGGTTAATTTCGAAGGTGAAAATCTAGTTAACCTTAGTAAATCGAAAATGAGGAAAAAACGTAAGGATCTACAAATCATTTTCCAAGATCCGTATGCGTCACTTAACCCTCGTCAAACGGTTAGTCAAATTTTAGAAGAAGCCTTAGCTATTCAAAATGTAGTACCCGCTGGAGAGCGACGTCAAAAGATTGTAGATTTGCTAGAAACAGTTGGTATCGGTGCTCACCAAATTGACCGTCACCCACATGAGTTCAGTGGTGGTCAGCGTCAACGTGTCGGTATTGCTCGTGCCCTTTCTGTTAACCCGAAGCTTGTAATATGTGACGAGGCCGTTTCAGCTCTAGACGTTTCAATCCAAGCCCAGGTACTGAATTTGTTGAAGGATTTACAACGTAAATTTAGCTTAACTTATCTGTTTATCTCACATGACCTTGGGGTTGTTCGTCATATCTCTGACCGCATCATTGTTATGTATCTTGGTAAAATTGTTGAGATTGGTGATAAGAAGTCTTTATTCGAAAATCCTCAGCATCCTTATACAAGAGCGTTATTATCAGCTATTCCAAGTACGAACCTGGATGAGAAAAAGGAGCGAATTATCTTAAAAGGTGATGTTCCTTCTCCTATCAATCCACCAGCTGGCTGCCGCTTCCATACTCGTTGCCCATTTGCAATGGACCGCTGTGCAACTGAAGAGCCTGCGCTTCATAACGTACCTGGCAAAGAGCACCAAGCAGCATGTCACTTAATTGAAGAAGGTCCAGTTGATTTTTCAACACTTACTTCTAACTATTAA